One genomic region from Metallosphaera tengchongensis encodes:
- a CDS encoding helix-turn-helix domain-containing protein, whose translation MKRIYRAKFSILHKGCWTEKVGSKVLTLRISQYNRKKVNVMIASPDLIVKDLSSSENVDEVLRYRKMKGGYLIEFLEDSKSSISGVVLDVSNNLLEFRNRVYKGVESWQITSISKSAINNIVETFRPDTFAMEEIDLQDILGYGLTEKEMETLRVALSMGYFSYPRSVKARDVAKSMGVSKQDFLYHLRNAINKMVTSYNFDM comes from the coding sequence ATGAAAAGGATTTACAGGGCGAAGTTTTCAATTTTGCATAAGGGATGCTGGACAGAGAAGGTGGGATCAAAAGTTTTGACCCTTAGAATATCACAATATAATAGGAAAAAAGTAAACGTGATGATTGCGTCCCCAGACTTGATAGTAAAAGATCTAAGTTCCTCCGAAAATGTGGATGAAGTATTGCGCTATAGAAAGATGAAAGGAGGTTATCTTATAGAGTTCTTGGAGGACTCTAAATCCTCGATTTCAGGAGTAGTGCTCGATGTCTCAAATAATCTTTTAGAATTTAGAAACAGAGTGTATAAGGGCGTAGAATCTTGGCAAATAACGTCTATAAGCAAGTCTGCAATTAATAATATAGTGGAAACGTTCAGGCCTGATACGTTTGCAATGGAGGAAATAGACCTCCAGGATATTCTGGGATATGGACTGACTGAAAAGGAAATGGAGACCCTAAGGGTAGCTCTTTCAATGGGGTACTTCAGTTATCCAAGGTCCGTCAAGGCCAGGGACGTAGCTAAGTCCATGGGTGTATCAAAACAGGACTTTCTCTATCATTTAAGGAACGCTATAAACAAAATGGTAACCTCATACAATTTTGACATGTGA
- a CDS encoding MFS transporter has protein sequence MLKNFYRFWMARNMIRLSSLMFSVYFMWEIVEKFHSILDVSLIPTFSLLGYFLVIFPEGYVLDKVNRTLILFFSNFLVLMSYFVLFMIYNLQVIYFVDLLSSIFSLMSSDAFFAYVKDAVEPSLLTNAISKVTMGRAISEIFGGILGGVFAGYFPGYFIYAILTFSLLGTILSIPQYDTRVRSSKYGYKDVIRVIKPVSLFLILLTAFNGLFVSIDALGSGFFYYYLHSTAIYYTIFILGFSLGSLIGGIIASKIGKSLENPTMIVVLLILVSLSFFWITIFQDPMIEPFFTASMGVEVSLADIPLSALLIRVIPNEILGKFNSLTNILTTGASPLMAVVFGTLSTFLKVTNIFIITGFVMLILSILSYSLFKKALLLKEEDVKKTLDN, from the coding sequence ATGCTAAAAAATTTTTACAGGTTCTGGATGGCTCGTAACATGATTAGACTGTCCTCTCTGATGTTTTCTGTGTACTTTATGTGGGAAATTGTAGAGAAATTCCACTCCATACTTGACGTAAGCCTAATCCCCACATTTTCCCTTCTTGGCTACTTCTTAGTCATATTTCCTGAGGGTTACGTGCTCGATAAGGTAAATAGGACGTTGATCCTTTTCTTTTCAAATTTTCTAGTCTTAATGTCATACTTTGTCTTATTCATGATATATAATCTACAAGTAATATATTTTGTAGACCTCCTCTCATCAATTTTCTCATTGATGTCCTCTGACGCGTTTTTCGCGTACGTGAAGGACGCAGTAGAACCTTCCCTCCTTACTAACGCAATCTCAAAAGTAACTATGGGTAGGGCCATATCCGAGATTTTTGGGGGTATACTGGGGGGCGTCTTTGCCGGATACTTTCCAGGATACTTTATCTACGCGATCCTAACCTTTTCCCTTTTAGGTACCATATTAAGTATCCCACAATATGACACTAGGGTTAGGTCTTCAAAATATGGCTATAAGGACGTTATAAGAGTGATAAAACCAGTCTCCCTATTCCTCATCCTTCTCACGGCGTTTAATGGTCTGTTCGTTTCCATAGATGCTTTAGGTTCAGGATTCTTTTATTATTATTTACATTCTACTGCTATTTATTACACGATATTTATCCTAGGATTTTCCTTAGGCTCGTTAATTGGGGGCATTATCGCTAGCAAAATAGGGAAGTCCTTGGAGAATCCCACTATGATAGTCGTTCTACTAATTCTAGTATCTTTATCCTTCTTCTGGATAACGATCTTCCAAGATCCAATGATAGAACCGTTCTTCACAGCTTCCATGGGTGTTGAGGTGTCACTGGCTGATATCCCTTTATCTGCGTTATTGATAAGAGTAATACCTAACGAAATCTTAGGTAAGTTCAACTCCCTTACTAACATACTCACCACTGGGGCGTCTCCACTTATGGCCGTTGTCTTTGGAACCCTTTCTACTTTTCTGAAAGTCACGAATATCTTTATTATAACAGGTTTTGTTATGCTAATATTATCAATTTTAAGCTATTCGTTATTCAAGAAAGCTCTCCTCCTTAAGGAGGAAGACGTTAAGAAGACCTTAGATAATTAA
- a CDS encoding type 1 glutamine amidotransferase domain-containing protein, producing MAEKQVLFVIGEEFEDIEFLYPYYRVIEEGFKPVIAWKEAKAKVTGKHSYAVVSDISFKEARPEEYIALVIPGGRGPENIRNSEELKVLTRRFFESKKPVAAICHGPQVLISANVVKGRRLTSYYSIKDDVIAAGGMYLDEPVVVDENLISSRHPGDLPYFASSLVKTLKSVTR from the coding sequence ATGGCAGAAAAACAAGTACTTTTTGTGATAGGAGAGGAGTTCGAAGATATTGAATTCCTCTACCCTTACTATAGGGTGATCGAAGAGGGGTTTAAGCCTGTTATCGCTTGGAAGGAAGCTAAGGCTAAGGTTACTGGTAAGCATAGTTACGCTGTAGTCTCAGACATATCTTTCAAGGAAGCTAGACCCGAGGAGTACATAGCGTTAGTCATTCCAGGTGGAAGAGGGCCAGAGAACATAAGAAACAGTGAGGAGTTGAAGGTATTGACGAGAAGGTTTTTCGAGTCCAAAAAGCCAGTTGCTGCCATATGCCACGGACCACAAGTCCTAATTTCTGCGAACGTAGTTAAGGGGAGAAGACTAACTTCCTACTATTCCATAAAGGATGACGTTATTGCTGCAGGTGGTATGTATTTAGATGAGCCTGTGGTTGTCGATGAGAACTTGATATCATCTAGGCATCCAGGAGACTTGCCATACTTTGCTTCATCCTTAGTTAAAACCTTAAAGAGCGTCACGAGATGA
- a CDS encoding FAD-binding oxidoreductase → MELFIKKLEKEFGNKFIIDDRTITEFSTSPYLVSPVLSKMGSRVLGVVSASDEQDVINTVKFCDENRIPLLARGAGTSTIGQVLPITPSIALDMRKLKGEMEYDKSLRISPGVKVLDALAYLRKRGKELQVYPSSFYISTLGGYIAGGDVGIGSYQYGYHFHNDGVKSVRVVGPSGTYVLSGIETLAVSQAAGVTGVITEAELAVVDLEDWKDQLIRFRDIEDVVALLKDLERYRQKIRRITVEDKDALSTVARDRVTAGDWNVIISSTQNFGEEVELRFLDELAFAAIYVTMSKLTKFQQYFYEVRLLSLGSFLRVVKQVKRALGSKVLIHGDVMTLRGETIVYTVFMSERSNFDLIDSIMLKEGIPFEIHSLEVNDRVDEDFRLELMKKYKQKVDPHNILNPGKLRL, encoded by the coding sequence ATGGAGTTGTTTATAAAGAAATTAGAGAAAGAATTTGGAAATAAATTCATTATAGATGACCGTACCATAACTGAGTTTTCAACTTCTCCTTACCTCGTATCCCCCGTCCTCTCAAAGATGGGGAGCCGTGTCTTAGGGGTAGTGTCAGCTTCAGATGAGCAGGACGTAATAAATACCGTGAAGTTTTGCGACGAGAACAGAATTCCGCTGTTGGCGAGGGGTGCAGGGACGTCTACAATTGGCCAGGTACTACCAATAACCCCGTCCATCGCGCTCGATATGAGGAAGTTGAAAGGTGAGATGGAGTACGATAAGAGTCTAAGGATATCACCAGGAGTGAAGGTTCTAGATGCCTTAGCCTATCTTAGGAAAAGGGGGAAAGAGTTACAGGTATATCCCAGTAGTTTCTACATATCCACCCTTGGGGGGTATATAGCCGGGGGGGACGTAGGGATCGGATCCTACCAATATGGTTATCATTTTCACAACGATGGTGTAAAGTCTGTCAGAGTAGTGGGACCGAGCGGCACTTACGTTTTGAGTGGAATAGAGACTTTAGCGGTATCTCAGGCAGCAGGTGTAACTGGAGTCATAACCGAAGCGGAGCTAGCTGTGGTGGATCTTGAAGACTGGAAGGACCAATTGATTAGATTTCGGGATATAGAGGATGTAGTAGCGTTACTCAAGGACTTGGAAAGATACAGGCAGAAAATAAGGAGAATTACCGTTGAGGACAAGGATGCCCTTTCAACCGTAGCCAGGGATAGGGTGACGGCAGGTGATTGGAACGTAATAATCTCCAGTACCCAAAACTTTGGGGAGGAAGTTGAACTTAGGTTTCTTGATGAATTAGCCTTTGCTGCGATATACGTTACCATGAGTAAATTGACGAAGTTCCAACAGTACTTCTACGAAGTGAGGTTATTATCTCTGGGAAGCTTCCTTCGAGTTGTAAAACAAGTCAAGAGGGCCTTGGGTTCAAAGGTATTGATACACGGGGACGTTATGACCCTAAGGGGGGAGACAATAGTATATACCGTTTTCATGTCAGAGAGGAGCAACTTCGATTTGATAGATTCCATAATGTTGAAGGAGGGCATCCCCTTTGAAATACACTCCTTGGAGGTGAACGATAGGGTAGACGAGGATTTCAGATTGGAATTGATGAAAAAGTACAAGCAAAAGGTAGACCCGCACAATATACTAAATCCAGGGAAGTTGAGACTATGA
- a CDS encoding DUF1177 domain-containing protein yields MMFKTLMEVLEILESADPMDQIKSMLKGKILLREINVEDVPFLKAVYGGGKERVRVIGRLGAIQMRKVNKGLVSDADGAVVSLALLMELVKLMEKGIKLDVEVSIVTNLSTDAKLVPHKPFDFMVPPVGLDDALKIEVDEETSLVLSVDSTKGNKIAKYDDFALTHVVKDGYIMKLDDDVINIYNKVTGHEIFLVPLTTGDLTPLDYKVYHISTLVSPWLYTHSPVIGVATVSREVIPGYETGVLDITMLEHASRFCLELLKFVEKGGKVYDQKEFEELKERLGESNLRKIQRIG; encoded by the coding sequence ATGATGTTTAAGACCTTGATGGAAGTGCTGGAGATATTGGAGTCGGCAGATCCTATGGACCAAATAAAATCGATGCTGAAGGGAAAAATTCTACTTAGAGAAATAAACGTAGAAGATGTACCCTTTCTGAAGGCAGTTTATGGAGGGGGAAAGGAGAGGGTAAGGGTTATTGGACGACTGGGAGCCATTCAGATGCGTAAAGTTAACAAGGGATTAGTGTCGGACGCCGACGGGGCAGTGGTGTCCTTGGCCCTTCTCATGGAACTAGTGAAATTGATGGAGAAAGGGATCAAACTGGACGTAGAAGTATCGATCGTCACTAACCTCTCCACTGACGCTAAATTAGTCCCTCACAAGCCCTTTGACTTTATGGTTCCTCCGGTTGGGCTTGATGACGCTCTGAAAATTGAAGTGGATGAGGAGACCTCCCTTGTCCTTTCAGTAGACTCCACAAAGGGTAATAAGATAGCCAAGTACGACGATTTCGCACTGACCCATGTGGTAAAGGACGGGTATATTATGAAATTAGATGACGATGTAATTAATATTTATAATAAAGTCACTGGTCATGAGATATTCCTTGTACCCCTCACAACGGGTGATCTTACTCCTCTAGACTACAAAGTGTACCATATAAGCACTCTCGTTTCTCCTTGGCTCTACACCCACTCCCCAGTTATTGGTGTAGCTACAGTCTCCAGGGAAGTAATACCAGGTTATGAAACAGGCGTTCTCGACATCACAATGTTAGAGCATGCTTCAAGGTTCTGCCTTGAGTTGTTGAAGTTCGTGGAGAAGGGTGGCAAAGTTTACGACCAAAAGGAGTTCGAGGAGTTAAAGGAGAGATTGGGGGAGTCTAATTTGAGAAAAATCCAGAGGATTGGGTAA
- a CDS encoding M20 family metallopeptidase, which translates to MDIIKILSNLVSVETINPPGLNYPDMAESLRDLFSDVGLKMSLHEIPEDYLDKNYIYSPSHRGRKRVVLVGRSGPDPKIHFNFHYDVVPAGDQWVSDPFSLRVSGDRAYGRGTADMKGAIVSLYLALSRVKDVSVEVSFVPDEESGGVGSRFLANELHLNPKYMIFGEPSFPNIFIGHFGILRGLIRVKGKQVHASMASTGQNAFLEASRFALRLQDEYSRLFQSAKEGQRPEINLGGYTIGGNSDSLVPGLFSFSFYRTTPPGDRENENVDREIVDRIAKEMGVSYDFEIRSFVPGQRTSLDSKLVKITESCVRKELSFEPSKSVALIRYDAVFFPSSEAVNIGPGEPDQAHIPNESVSIKNIEKTSKIYECIIESF; encoded by the coding sequence ATGGATATAATCAAGATTCTGTCAAATTTAGTCTCCGTGGAGACCATCAATCCACCTGGGTTAAATTATCCGGATATGGCAGAGTCCCTAAGGGATCTCTTCTCTGATGTTGGTCTGAAGATGAGTCTGCATGAAATACCTGAAGACTATTTAGATAAAAATTATATATATTCTCCCAGCCATAGGGGGAGAAAAAGAGTTGTCTTAGTGGGGAGAAGTGGTCCAGATCCTAAAATCCATTTCAATTTCCACTATGACGTTGTTCCTGCAGGGGATCAGTGGGTCAGTGACCCCTTTAGTTTGAGAGTCTCAGGAGATAGGGCTTACGGTAGAGGCACAGCTGATATGAAAGGAGCCATAGTGAGCCTATACTTGGCTTTGTCTAGGGTTAAGGACGTTTCGGTGGAGGTCTCCTTCGTTCCGGATGAGGAGAGCGGTGGAGTAGGTTCAAGATTCCTAGCTAACGAACTTCATTTGAATCCTAAATACATGATTTTTGGGGAACCCAGTTTTCCCAACATATTTATAGGACATTTCGGCATTCTCCGAGGGTTGATTAGGGTCAAAGGAAAGCAGGTGCACGCCAGCATGGCCTCGACAGGACAGAACGCCTTTCTCGAGGCCTCTAGATTTGCGCTGAGGCTTCAGGACGAGTACAGCAGATTATTTCAGTCGGCTAAAGAAGGGCAGAGGCCTGAGATTAACTTAGGGGGGTACACGATAGGCGGAAACAGCGATAGCTTAGTCCCCGGGCTCTTCTCATTTAGTTTTTACAGGACTACCCCTCCTGGGGATAGGGAAAATGAAAATGTTGACAGAGAAATAGTGGACAGGATAGCCAAAGAGATGGGAGTTAGTTATGATTTTGAAATTAGGAGCTTTGTACCAGGTCAGAGGACTTCCTTAGACTCTAAGCTGGTCAAGATCACAGAGTCATGCGTTAGGAAAGAGCTAAGCTTCGAACCCTCTAAAAGTGTAGCCCTCATTAGGTATGATGCCGTTTTCTTTCCATCCTCTGAAGCGGTAAATATCGGTCCTGGGGAGCCAGATCAAGCCCATATCCCAAACGAGAGTGTTAGTATTAAGAATATAGAAAAAACGTCAAAGATTTACGAATGTATAATTGAATCCTTCTGA
- a CDS encoding GNAT family N-acetyltransferase, whose product MLIRKARLDDVNIIAEMFERMYALNSEFDPLLQVHDDVEDRLKKSLDSDVNGNESVVAVAEDEGKVIGAVRVRLQKREYYVPENMAVIEEIYVLPSYRRRGVGEMLLDFVIKELSRKGVRSIIARFPAKNIIAVSFYEKRGFREIHYEYIKKIES is encoded by the coding sequence GTGCTGATTAGGAAGGCTAGGCTTGACGACGTCAATATTATTGCTGAAATGTTTGAAAGGATGTACGCATTGAACTCAGAGTTCGACCCATTGCTTCAGGTACACGATGACGTGGAAGATAGGTTGAAGAAATCTCTCGACAGTGACGTAAATGGAAATGAAAGCGTTGTAGCAGTTGCTGAAGATGAGGGTAAAGTTATTGGAGCTGTCAGGGTAAGATTGCAGAAAAGGGAATACTACGTCCCTGAAAACATGGCAGTTATAGAGGAGATCTACGTCCTTCCTAGTTATAGGAGGAGAGGCGTAGGAGAAATGCTCTTGGACTTCGTTATCAAGGAGTTATCAAGGAAAGGCGTTAGGTCAATAATTGCCAGATTTCCTGCCAAGAACATTATTGCGGTTTCATTCTATGAGAAGAGGGGGTTTAGAGAAATACATTACGAATACATTAAAAAAATTGAATCTTAA
- a CDS encoding RNA-guided endonuclease InsQ/TnpB family protein has translation MVLGSTRRWRSASRRLRINSFAPPEESIYLTYAVKNDKKEETLLLIREYKKLLGKALDYLWNKTRVETESTTVKRGRHKRVKVIIPKKKEVYKGLREGLEEVNPLASHYVDKAISDAFSVLKSWRKRAIKGRVSLGKPRLKRAYVRVKSTLRKVVNDEVRVTVRPHQYLTFSWGKEWFKDRVNGLELGEPVIKEDKVYLPFRYKAPTQTPLDFLAVDSNLSTLDAYDGEKFVTFSLKGLYSLKYSIVKKKGKVQSFASKHGKRGRELLRKYSHRERHRVLDYVHKFVNALLELYPLTTFAVERLDKQSMFKDASGKLSRKISRTVWRSIHKVLKYKAPLYGSRVLEVNPYLTSRSCPRCGYVSRKVGKTFVCQRCGFKLDRQLNASLNIYLKMCGFPHLDGIPSRWVGVTPLMGRRRMKEGPLDSREAQGLRIDIKYEIR, from the coding sequence ATGGTACTAGGTAGTACGAGGAGGTGGAGGAGTGCGTCGAGGAGATTAAGGATTAACAGCTTCGCACCGCCAGAGGAGTCCATCTACCTGACTTACGCTGTCAAGAACGACAAGAAGGAAGAGACACTCCTCTTGATAAGGGAGTATAAGAAACTGTTGGGCAAAGCGCTAGACTACCTGTGGAACAAGACAAGGGTAGAAACAGAGAGTACCACAGTCAAGAGAGGTCGTCACAAGAGAGTGAAGGTGATTATACCAAAAAAGAAAGAGGTGTACAAGGGGTTGAGGGAAGGGCTAGAGGAGGTGAACCCACTGGCATCACACTACGTAGACAAGGCAATTAGCGACGCGTTCTCGGTCTTGAAGTCGTGGAGGAAGAGGGCGATAAAGGGTAGGGTGTCCCTAGGAAAGCCTAGGTTGAAGAGAGCTTACGTTAGGGTTAAGTCTACGCTCAGGAAGGTGGTCAACGACGAGGTAAGGGTCACGGTCAGACCTCACCAGTACTTGACCTTTTCGTGGGGGAAGGAATGGTTCAAGGACAGGGTTAATGGTCTAGAGCTCGGTGAGCCAGTGATCAAGGAGGACAAGGTGTACCTACCCTTCCGTTATAAAGCTCCTACACAGACCCCTTTAGACTTCCTAGCAGTAGACTCAAACCTCTCCACGCTAGACGCTTACGACGGTGAGAAGTTCGTGACCTTCTCCCTGAAGGGGCTATACTCCCTGAAGTATAGCATAGTAAAGAAGAAGGGGAAGGTACAGTCCTTCGCGTCAAAGCACGGTAAGAGGGGGAGAGAGCTGTTGAGGAAGTACTCCCACCGCGAGAGGCACAGGGTCCTGGACTATGTGCATAAGTTTGTCAACGCCCTACTTGAGCTATACCCCTTGACAACCTTCGCAGTCGAGAGACTGGACAAGCAGAGCATGTTTAAGGACGCTAGCGGTAAGCTGTCTAGGAAGATCTCGAGAACTGTGTGGAGGAGTATTCACAAGGTACTCAAGTACAAGGCTCCGCTTTATGGTTCTCGCGTCCTCGAGGTCAACCCATACCTTACCTCAAGGTCTTGCCCCAGATGTGGGTACGTATCCCGAAAGGTAGGTAAGACCTTCGTCTGTCAGAGGTGTGGGTTTAAGTTAGACAGGCAGTTGAACGCTTCCCTGAACATCTACCTGAAGATGTGCGGGTTCCCCCACCTAGACGGTATCCCATCTAGGTGGGTCGGGGTTACCCCGCTAATGGGGCGGAGGAGGATGAAGGAAGGCCCGCTCGACTCCCGTGAAGCCCAAGGGTTGAGGATTGATATCAAGTATGAGATCCGATGA
- a CDS encoding 4Fe-4S dicluster-binding protein, protein MAHGEDVKYVEITYRGIFQKRLAKYIAEGLVYMAREMGRSAVSFGRYGDSPERNGVPAKYYVALGSLNEEELIGYSTRVEPETVDVIVVLDDTLLKGVESWAWQGVQPINLKLKEGGAMIVTSTRNLEELVKVTPAKEFRWDMGRINVEKSFSGLWAFKDDMTMERVWGAIAKMRPDIVDLEHVRTYVKEHKKDRVNERLSAVEEAYETLVVKSMAPKEGAEFKYSPPRLLTWQEMMEGAAVPAVPRGGRNEQFKRGTTKTERPTVDFDTCIKCKLCWVYCPDECFDETKDGYYDIAYDYCVGCGICADVCPVKNCIVMVNEGRFKDYRRPYEMWKEDKVAYKSWLKQVREGGVKERVVVPGLGR, encoded by the coding sequence ATGGCGCATGGAGAAGACGTAAAATACGTAGAGATAACGTACAGGGGAATATTCCAGAAGAGGTTGGCGAAATACATCGCTGAGGGACTAGTTTACATGGCGAGAGAAATGGGAAGGTCAGCCGTGTCTTTCGGAAGGTATGGGGACTCTCCTGAGAGGAATGGAGTTCCAGCCAAGTATTACGTAGCTCTGGGATCCCTAAACGAGGAGGAGCTAATAGGATACTCCACCAGGGTTGAACCGGAAACTGTTGACGTTATAGTGGTCCTAGATGATACCCTGCTTAAGGGAGTAGAGTCCTGGGCCTGGCAGGGCGTACAACCGATTAACCTCAAGTTGAAGGAAGGCGGAGCTATGATTGTTACGTCAACTAGAAACTTGGAGGAACTTGTGAAGGTAACCCCTGCCAAGGAGTTCAGGTGGGACATGGGCAGGATTAACGTGGAGAAATCGTTCTCAGGTCTATGGGCGTTCAAGGATGACATGACAATGGAGAGGGTGTGGGGAGCCATAGCTAAAATGAGACCTGACATAGTGGATCTCGAACATGTCAGGACATACGTCAAGGAACACAAGAAGGACAGGGTAAATGAGAGGCTAAGCGCTGTCGAAGAGGCCTACGAGACCCTTGTCGTTAAGAGCATGGCACCGAAAGAGGGAGCCGAGTTCAAGTACAGCCCACCTAGGTTACTCACCTGGCAGGAAATGATGGAGGGGGCTGCTGTGCCTGCCGTACCTAGAGGAGGGAGGAACGAACAATTTAAGAGGGGTACCACCAAGACAGAGAGGCCTACAGTTGATTTCGACACTTGTATAAAGTGTAAGCTGTGCTGGGTTTACTGCCCTGACGAGTGCTTTGATGAAACCAAGGACGGCTACTACGATATAGCATATGATTATTGCGTAGGGTGTGGAATATGCGCTGATGTTTGCCCAGTGAAGAACTGCATAGTCATGGTAAACGAGGGGAGGTTTAAGGATTACAGAAGGCCCTATGAGATGTGGAAGGAGGACAAGGTTGCGTACAAGTCCTGGTTAAAGCAAGTAAGAGAAGGAGGAGTAAAGGAGAGAGTAGTAGTTCCGGGGTTGGGAAGATGA
- a CDS encoding pyruvate ferredoxin oxidoreductase, whose translation MTELVQKEILLNGTQAVAYAAMYADVDVTAAYPIRPYTEVMDTISKLIADGQLDAEFIVAEGEHGQFEIVKHASLTGARTLVGTSGVGWLYGMEAIVVTATDRAPVVAVIGNRALDDPGAYGVEHNDALMVRDVGWLLVWVDTAQEAFDTALIAYRVGEDSRVLMPVGVSMDGGFLTHSEQIVRLPPRELVKDFLPAYNRGKYLVHPDNPISVAPQVNEDWVSEIRRQHDEGMERARTVISEAYESFKKVFGRYPGTTRDIKMFENPFVEPYMTDDAEVILVGMGTVSKPIKVAINKMREQGIKVGMLRIRWFRPFPTQEVMKYLSGAKVVCVVDRDYSLGSPFRGGVVYHEVRSSLYDLDERPKILSFIGGLGGREITVQDAEKVIKIGLEARDTPITRHTYWINVRGDPW comes from the coding sequence ATGACTGAGCTAGTTCAGAAGGAGATTCTTCTAAACGGAACGCAAGCAGTCGCCTATGCCGCTATGTATGCGGATGTAGACGTAACAGCTGCGTATCCCATAAGGCCATATACAGAGGTTATGGACACCATTTCAAAACTAATTGCAGATGGCCAGCTAGATGCGGAATTCATTGTGGCCGAAGGGGAACACGGACAGTTCGAGATAGTTAAGCATGCATCCCTCACTGGAGCTAGGACTCTGGTGGGAACCAGCGGTGTAGGTTGGCTCTACGGAATGGAGGCGATTGTAGTCACAGCCACAGATAGAGCACCTGTAGTTGCTGTAATAGGTAACAGAGCGTTGGACGATCCAGGAGCGTACGGTGTAGAGCACAACGACGCCTTAATGGTTAGGGATGTAGGCTGGCTTCTGGTGTGGGTCGACACAGCTCAGGAGGCTTTCGATACGGCTCTAATAGCCTATAGGGTTGGAGAGGATAGTAGAGTCTTAATGCCTGTGGGGGTTTCCATGGACGGTGGATTTCTAACCCACTCTGAACAGATAGTTAGGCTACCTCCTAGGGAGTTGGTAAAGGACTTCCTTCCAGCATACAACAGGGGAAAATACTTAGTCCATCCTGACAATCCAATATCCGTTGCACCACAAGTGAACGAAGATTGGGTAAGTGAGATAAGGAGACAGCACGACGAAGGCATGGAAAGGGCCAGGACAGTCATCTCCGAGGCGTACGAATCGTTCAAGAAGGTATTTGGACGTTATCCAGGAACCACGAGAGACATTAAGATGTTTGAGAATCCATTCGTTGAACCCTATATGACAGATGACGCAGAAGTCATTCTTGTGGGAATGGGGACAGTGTCGAAGCCCATAAAGGTGGCCATTAACAAAATGAGGGAACAGGGAATAAAGGTAGGAATGTTGAGAATAAGGTGGTTCAGACCATTCCCTACTCAGGAGGTCATGAAGTATCTATCCGGAGCTAAAGTTGTCTGCGTTGTGGATAGGGACTATTCCCTGGGTTCCCCTTTCAGAGGCGGAGTGGTCTATCATGAAGTGAGATCCTCCCTCTACGATTTAGACGAGAGACCTAAGATCCTAAGCTTCATAGGTGGGCTAGGCGGAAGGGAAA